Part of the Vagococcus jeotgali genome, AGTTGGTTTTGGTCAGCGTGGGTTAATTGTTGCTCCACCAAAAGCGGGTAAAACAAGTATTATAAAAGATATTGCAAATGGCATTGCAACGAATCATCCTGATGCTGAATTAATTGTTTTACTCATTGATGAACGTCCAGAAGAAGTTACTGATATTGAGAGAAGCGTCAAGGGAGATGTTGTGTCTTCTACTTTCGATCAAAAACCAGAAAATCATACACGTGTCGCTGAGCTTGTTTTAGATAGAGCTTTGCGTTTAGTAGAAGATAAGCGTGATGTGATTATTTTAATGGATAGTATTACCCGTCTTGCTAGAGCTTATAACTTAGTGATTCCTCCAAGTGGTAGAACACTAAGCGGAGGAATTGACCCTGCTGCCTTTTACAAACCTAAACGATTCTTTGGTGCCGCAAGAAATATTGAAGAAGGTGGAAGTTTAACGATTTTAGCAACGGCTTTAGTTGATACGGGAAGCCGGATGGATGATATTATTTACGAAGAATTTAAAGGAACAGGTAATATGGAGCTTCATTTATCTCGCGAATTATCCGAAAGGCGAGTATTTCCTGCGATTGATATTAAGCGCTCAGGTACAAGGCGTGAAGAGCTCTTGATGTCACCAAAACATTTAGAAGAGATTTGGAAATTAAGACGTAATATGAAGGGCGATTCGATAAATTCAACGAATCAATTGTTAACCTTTATGAAAAAAACAAAAAACAATGCCGAGTTTTTTGAATCA contains:
- the rho gene encoding transcription termination factor Rho; protein product: MRDYLTMGELEQKTLKEIYTYAKDFKIPYYSQMNKKELSLAVIRAQAEKQGFFMVEGVLDIVSSDGYGFLRPINYTSSKEDIYISSSQIRRFGLRNGDKVAGKARPPKESERYYGLMHVETVNGKNPEDAKERPHFPALTALYPDKQLVLETTQKELSTRMIDVFSPVGFGQRGLIVAPPKAGKTSIIKDIANGIATNHPDAELIVLLIDERPEEVTDIERSVKGDVVSSTFDQKPENHTRVAELVLDRALRLVEDKRDVIILMDSITRLARAYNLVIPPSGRTLSGGIDPAAFYKPKRFFGAARNIEEGGSLTILATALVDTGSRMDDIIYEEFKGTGNMELHLSRELSERRVFPAIDIKRSGTRREELLMSPKHLEEIWKLRRNMKGDSINSTNQLLTFMKKTKNNAEFFESFKDVSFSKK